A genomic window from Aethina tumida isolate Nest 87 chromosome 4, icAetTumi1.1, whole genome shotgun sequence includes:
- the LOC109607554 gene encoding protein spaetzle 5 isoform X1 — protein sequence MRSVRYVKYLFLQSSNIWTLILYTAVECHTGCSPLYGHEPCSFLPAPPGKTPPCARPGHTYCEYPDHYPGRLIHYLIQKWRYDHTSYLSDETKEEFSSYIFPQPKPEYGPPGYQSFGPNGINGQQSFVPEPIYIPKPQHPIRLDDNGYLPQQNFSAGVFNGFPDNNNLVYQEHLRNGQYYTYKYSNNFPQVNRPDYGAYYYDQPQQYSNQVWKRKAEVKYGRLKRSLRFKRSQQILDKNFQNLSSNKTLTIERRRRQANLSGEPLCRSRSQFIMPRAALNNKGNWMYIVNMPEVDNRYTQLVRSESCVSQTCSSICSLPAGYTSRCEQKYIQKRLVALEGGGNQLYTDVFWFPSCCVCTLSNS from the exons ATTTGGACATTAATTCTATACACAGCAGTGGAATGTCACACAGGATGTTCACCATTGTACGGTCATGAACCATGCAGCTTTTTGCCGGCTCCACCAGGAAAGACTCCACCCTGTGCCAGACCTGGCCACACCTACTGCGAATACCCGGACCATTACCCAGG GAGGTTGATACATTATCTCATACAGAAGTGGAGGTACGACCATACGAGTTATCTGAGCGATGAGACGAAAGAGGAGTTTTCATCATACATTTTCCCCCAACCCAAGCCGGAATATGGACCTCCTGGCTACCAAAGTTTCGGCCCCAACGGCATTAACGGTCAGCAGTCTTTTGTGCCTGAACCTATTTACATACCTAAGCCACAACATCCCATAAG gTTGGATGACAATGGATACTTGCCACAACAGAACTTCTCCGCTGGTGTCTTCAATGGATTCCcagacaataataatttggttTATCAGGAACACTTGAGGAATGGGCAGTACTACACTTACAAATACTCCAATAATTTCCCTCAAGTCAACAGACCAGACTATGGGGCATATTATTATGACCAACCACAACAATACAGCAACCAAGTTTGGAAGAG GAAAGCCGAGGTAAAGTACGGAAGACTCAAACGTTCGTTGAGGTTCAAACGTTCACAACAAATCCTGGACAAGAACTTCCAAAACTTGTCGTCCAACAAGACTTTAACAATCGAAAGAAGACGTAGACAAGCCAATCTATCCGGTGAGCCCCTTTGTAGGTCCAGATCACAGTTCATCATGCCCAGGGCGGCCCTAAACAACAAAGGCAACTGGATGTACATCGTCAACATGCCCGAAGTGGACAACCGATACACCCAACTGGTCAGAAGCGAATCCTGCGT ATCTCAGACTTGCAGTTCGATTTGTTCGCTGCCGGCGGGCTATACGTCGAGATGCGAACAAAAATACATCCAAAAGCGTCTGGTGGCGCTCGAAGGTGGTGGAAATCAGCTCTACACGGACGTTTTTTGGTTCCCCAGCTGTTGCGTATGCACACTTTCGAATAGCTAG
- the LOC109607554 gene encoding protein spaetzle 5 isoform X2, producing the protein MIVRTIWTLILYTAVECHTGCSPLYGHEPCSFLPAPPGKTPPCARPGHTYCEYPDHYPGRLIHYLIQKWRYDHTSYLSDETKEEFSSYIFPQPKPEYGPPGYQSFGPNGINGQQSFVPEPIYIPKPQHPIRLDDNGYLPQQNFSAGVFNGFPDNNNLVYQEHLRNGQYYTYKYSNNFPQVNRPDYGAYYYDQPQQYSNQVWKRKAEVKYGRLKRSLRFKRSQQILDKNFQNLSSNKTLTIERRRRQANLSGEPLCRSRSQFIMPRAALNNKGNWMYIVNMPEVDNRYTQLVRSESCVSQTCSSICSLPAGYTSRCEQKYIQKRLVALEGGGNQLYTDVFWFPSCCVCTLSNS; encoded by the exons ATTTGGACATTAATTCTATACACAGCAGTGGAATGTCACACAGGATGTTCACCATTGTACGGTCATGAACCATGCAGCTTTTTGCCGGCTCCACCAGGAAAGACTCCACCCTGTGCCAGACCTGGCCACACCTACTGCGAATACCCGGACCATTACCCAGG GAGGTTGATACATTATCTCATACAGAAGTGGAGGTACGACCATACGAGTTATCTGAGCGATGAGACGAAAGAGGAGTTTTCATCATACATTTTCCCCCAACCCAAGCCGGAATATGGACCTCCTGGCTACCAAAGTTTCGGCCCCAACGGCATTAACGGTCAGCAGTCTTTTGTGCCTGAACCTATTTACATACCTAAGCCACAACATCCCATAAG gTTGGATGACAATGGATACTTGCCACAACAGAACTTCTCCGCTGGTGTCTTCAATGGATTCCcagacaataataatttggttTATCAGGAACACTTGAGGAATGGGCAGTACTACACTTACAAATACTCCAATAATTTCCCTCAAGTCAACAGACCAGACTATGGGGCATATTATTATGACCAACCACAACAATACAGCAACCAAGTTTGGAAGAG GAAAGCCGAGGTAAAGTACGGAAGACTCAAACGTTCGTTGAGGTTCAAACGTTCACAACAAATCCTGGACAAGAACTTCCAAAACTTGTCGTCCAACAAGACTTTAACAATCGAAAGAAGACGTAGACAAGCCAATCTATCCGGTGAGCCCCTTTGTAGGTCCAGATCACAGTTCATCATGCCCAGGGCGGCCCTAAACAACAAAGGCAACTGGATGTACATCGTCAACATGCCCGAAGTGGACAACCGATACACCCAACTGGTCAGAAGCGAATCCTGCGT ATCTCAGACTTGCAGTTCGATTTGTTCGCTGCCGGCGGGCTATACGTCGAGATGCGAACAAAAATACATCCAAAAGCGTCTGGTGGCGCTCGAAGGTGGTGGAAATCAGCTCTACACGGACGTTTTTTGGTTCCCCAGCTGTTGCGTATGCACACTTTCGAATAGCTAG
- the LOC109600308 gene encoding cytochrome P450 6a2 codes for MFGWLLIIAVSLAYALNKYIFGYWDRLKVPGPAPTFFIGNLGPFIFGKKTYHEFFHDIYKNWHGYPFVGIYKSGSPALLVRDPDLLKAITVKNFKHFYNNDLYFDKKNDPILGRNPFFLRGEDWRKSRAILTPCFTSGKMKPLFPLIDNVSTNLVKYINKQIEANNSTLELKDICTKTTLENVAISAFGLEAKCFDNPNSDFKQLADKFITPGGLQAFKFMIVSLLPWMAKILSLKLVTKDIETHLTSLIQTTVEYREKNNIQRNDFLNTLMQLRQNNPNFEMMDVVANAATFFGDGYETSSTVLSFALFELALNPDVQDKLRREILTKIEENKGELTYELIMEMEYLDACLSESQRTYPSLSVLTKMCTEKFTYQTTNKEEFKDLSITIEPGTSILLPWASFFKDEKYFPESGKYIPERFLKENNSLSDVARGVFKPFGDGPRVCLGQKFGLLQIKLAMVHIVKNFRIVFNKKTKMPLTFDPVYILLSPVGGLWVDFEKL; via the exons ATGTTTGGGTGGCTGTTAATAATTGCAGTTTCTTTGGCTTACGCCttgaataaatacatttttggcTACTGGGACAGATTAAAAGTGCCAGGTCCAGCTCCTACCTTCTTCATCGGAAACCTTGGACCTTTCATTTTTGGAAAGAAGACATATCACGAGTTTTTTCATGACATATACAA GAACTGGCATGGTTATCCGTTCGTTGGAATCTACAAGTCTGGATCACCAGCTTTGCTGGTCAGAGATCCGGATCTACTAAAGGCCATCAcagtgaaaaattttaaacatttctacAACAATGACTTATATTTCGACAAGAAAAACGATCCGATTTTGGGGAGGAACCCGTTCTTCCTGCGTGGAGAAGATTGGAGGAAATCCAGGGCAATACTAACACCTTGTTTCACTTCAGGAAAG ATGAAGCCATTGTTTCCATTAATTGACAACGTAAGCACCAACTTGGTAAAATATATCAACAAACAAATTGAGGCGAACAACTCCACCTTAGAATTAAAGGACATTTGCACCAAAACCACTCTGGAAAACGTCGCAATTTCAGCTTTTGGACTCGAAGCTAAGTGCTTCGACAACCCAAACTCCGACTTTAAACAATTGGccgataaatttattacaccaGGAGGCTTACAAGCTTTTAAATTCATGATCGTATCGCTGTTACCCTGGATGGCCAAGATCTTGTCccttaa ATTGGTCACCAAAGATATTGAGACGCACCTGACGTCGCTCATTCAAACAACGGTGGAGTATAGAGAGAAGAACAACATCCAAAGGAACGATTTCCTCAATACTTTGATGCAATTACGTCAAAACAACCCCAACTTCGAAATGATGGATGTGGTTGCTAATGCTGCAACCTTCTTCGGAGATGGCTATGAAACTAGTTCCACGGTTTTGAGCTTCGCACTGTTCGAGCTGGCTCTCAATCCAGATGTGCAAGACAAGCTCAGGAGAGAAATTCTAACGAAGATTGAAGAGAACAAGGGGGAGCTAACCTATGAGTTGATCATGGAGATGGAATATTTGGATGCTTGTTTGAGCG aGTCACAAAGGACTTATCCCTCTTTAAGTGTGCTCACCAAGATGTGCACAGAGAAGTTTACGTACCAAACAACCAACAAGGAGGAGTTTAAGGATTTGTCCATTACTATTGAACCAGGAACCAGTATTTTGTTACCGTGGGCTTCCTTCTTCAAGGATGAGAAATACTTTCCGGAAAGTGGCAAGTATATTCCTGAAAGGTTCCTGAAGGAAAACAACTCTTTATCAGATGTAGCCAGGGGTGTTTTCAAACCTTTTGGTGATGGACCAAGGGTTTGCTTAG gacAAAAGTTCGGCCTACTACAGATTAAATTAGCCATGGTGCATATCGTAAAGAACTTTAGGATTGTTTTTAACAAGAAGACTAAAATGCCTCTGACCTTTGACCCCGTTTATATTCTGCTTTCTCCCGTTGGTGGACTCTGGGTGGACTTCGAGAAACTTTAG
- the LOC126265262 gene encoding cytochrome P450 6j1-like gives MFWWLLIIVLSLAYALNKFIFGYWDRLKVPGPTPSFFIGNLGPFLFGKRTIHQFFNDIYKDWPGYPFVGIYKSGTPALLVRDPDLLKAITVRNFKSFYDNDVYLDKKNDPILGRNPFFLRGEEWKQTRGLLTPCFTSGKMKTLFPLIDNVSRKLVNYINKQIDANNPTLELKDVCTKTTLENVAISAFGLEAKCFENPESEFKQLADKFLTPGGVQSYKMMLIFIMPWLSKILSLKLVTNEIETRLVSLLEETVEYREKNNVQRNDYLNTLMQLRQNNPNFTMIDVVANAATFFGDGYETSSIVMSFALFELALNQDVQDKLRDEIVTKIEENNGELTYELVAEMEYLDACLSESMRTYPIITVLSKVCTEKFTYQTTNTKDFKPLSVTIEPGTGILLPWGSFFKDENYFPDSDKYIPERFLKENNSLSDVARGLFKPFGDGPRACLGQRFGQLQIKVAMIHILKNFRVNFNKKTKMPLTFDPIYIMLAPVGGLWVDFEKL, from the exons ATGTTTTGGTGGCTGTTAATAATAGTATTATCTTTGGCTTACGCGTTGaataagttcatttttggctaCTGGGACAGATTAAAAGTACCGGGACCCACCCCCAGCTTCTTTATTGGAAATCTGGGACCTTTTCTTTTTGGAAAGAGGACCATTCATcagttttttaatgatatatacAA GGATTGGCCTGGTTATCCATTCGTTGGCATCTACAAATCAGGGACGCCAGCTTTGCTAGTCAGAGATCCAGATTTGCTGAAGGCGATCACAGTGAGAAACTTCAAGAGCTTCTATGATAATGATGTGTATCTTGACAAGAAGAACGACCCGATTCTGGGTAGGAACCCGTTCTTTCTAAGAGGTGAAGAGTGGAAGCAAACCAGAGGATTGTTGACCCCTTGTTTTACATCCGGAAAG ATGAAGACGTTGTTTCCATTGATAGATAATGTAAGCAGAAAACTGGTGAACTACATCAACAAACAAATCGATGCAAACAACCCGACTTTGGAACTAAAGGATGTGTGCACCAAAACCACTCTGGAAAACGTTGCAATATCTGCTTTTGGACTAGAGGCGAAATGCTTCGAGAATCCAGAATCCGAATTTAAACAACTGGCCGACAAATTCCTGACACCCGGAGGCGTTCAATCGTATAAGATGATGTTGATATTCATAATGCCCTGGCTATCCAAGATCTTGTCCCTTAA ATTGGTCACCAACGAAATTGAGACCCGCCTGGTGTCCCTTCTGGAAGAAACAGTGGAGTACAGAGAAAAGAACAACGTCCAAAGGAACGACTACCTCAACACTCTGATGCAATTGAGGCAGAACAACCCCAATTTTACCATGATAGACGTGGTCGCCAACGCTGCGACGTTTTTCGGTGACGGCTACGAAACCAGTTCCATAGTTATGAGTTTCGCCCTTTTCGAACTGGCACTGAATCAGGACGTGCAAGACAAACTCAGGGACGAAATCGTAACCAAAATCGAGGAGAACAACGGAGAGCTGACCTACGAGTTGGTCGCGGAGATGGAGTATTTGGATGCCTGTCTAAGTG AGTCGATGAGGACGTACCCAATTATTACGGTGCTCAGCAAAGTGTGCACGGAGAAGTTCACCTACCAGACCACCAACACCAAGGACTTTAAGCCTCTGTCGGTTACCATTGAGCCGGGAACGGGCATTTTGCTACCTTGGGGTTCGTTTTTCAAGGACGAAAATTACTTTCCGGATAGTGATAAGTATATTCCGGAGAGGTTCCTCAAGGAAAACAATTCCTTGTCGGATGTTGCGAGGGGGCTTTTTAAACCTTTTGGTGATGGGCCTAGGGCTTGTTTAG gacAAAGATTTGGACAGCTGCAGATTAAAGTGGCCATGATtcatattctaaagaattttagggttaattttaataaaaagactaAAATGCCTCTGACGTTTGACCCAATTTATATCATGTTGGCCCCCGTTGGAGGACTTTGGGTCGACTTTGAGAAACTTTAA